The Maridesulfovibrio sp. genomic sequence TTTATTTCACTCTTGATCTCTTCCTGATCCAGATCAAGGGCAAAAGAAAGCTCCATTGAAACCAGACCCATGGCTTGTTCCAAGAGTCTGCGTTCGCCAAAAGAAAGTTCTTTGTCCCGTCCGATGAGGAATAGTTCCTTAAGTACGTATGCCACGTCCTGCAGGTCACCGCTTTTGAGTTTTTCGGAGTATTCGCGATAACGTCTGTTCCAGTTCTGCCCGGTGTAACCGGTAAAGTCGGATCTGTCTTTGAGGCATTCGAAAATACCCAGCCCGGCTTCCTTGTCGCAAACGGCACGGAGGCCGACATTGTGCGCGTTCATGACCGGAACCATGAGCGTGACATTGTTGCTTAAGATGCGGACAATATAAAATTCAGCGGTGGCTCCGCCGATTTCCTGACTTTCAATACGTTCTACTTTGCCTACTCCCTGAGAAGGATAGACAACAAGCTGTTCTAGCTCAAACACACATGGCTCCTTGGACTTACAAAAGAAATGCTTTGGGAAGTTCGGTGCTATTCTACGGGCATCCCGGCTGATGGCGGCGCGATTACGTGGAATTCAGGATTAGCTGAAAAACAGGGTTGCGGACCCCTTCCCATTTCTTTGTTCCCTCTGGTTCTGCTTTCTATTTGCAGCAGAGGGAATTGCTGCGAAAAATTAATATAACCGAATTGTGAAAAATAGTCTACGGTTCGGTTTCAATATCGTCAGGCACAAAACTGTTTATGAATTGTATGGCCGGACCCTGCCCCCGCCTGAAGTGGAGGTTTAAGCCCTTTATGGCGGCCTGTGTCATCTGCGCTGCGGTTTCCATTTCCTGCGTACTGAATTCTTCAAGGACATAATCTTTGACCTG encodes the following:
- a CDS encoding CarD family transcriptional regulator, giving the protein MFELEQLVVYPSQGVGKVERIESQEIGGATAEFYIVRILSNNVTLMVPVMNAHNVGLRAVCDKEAGLGIFECLKDRSDFTGYTGQNWNRRYREYSEKLKSGDLQDVAYVLKELFLIGRDKELSFGERRLLEQAMGLVSMELSFALDLDQEEIKSEINALFSDVLEKQDDES